The following proteins come from a genomic window of Girardinichthys multiradiatus isolate DD_20200921_A chromosome 8, DD_fGirMul_XY1, whole genome shotgun sequence:
- the LOC124872754 gene encoding transmembrane protein 250, producing MPVIPIPRRVRSFHGPHTTCMHSACGSAHTSTLVRTKYNNFDLYLRSRCMYSFLRFLLYFGCSLLTSLLWVLLSALFFLQYVGVRVLLRLQYKLSVILLLLGHRRLDFGVLNDLIIYSMHITMFLVGGLGWCFMVFVDM from the coding sequence ATGCCTGTGATCCCCATCCCACGGCGGGTGCGCAGCTTCCATGGCCCCCATACCACCTGCATGCACTCTGCCTGCGGCTCGGCGCACACCTCCACGCTCGTGCGCACCAAGTACAACAACTTTGACCTTTACCTGCGCTCCCGCTGCATGTACAGTTTCCTGCGCTTCCTCCTTTACTTTGGCTGCAGTCTGCTGACCTCCCTGCTTTGGGTGCTGCTGTCTGCCCTCTTCTTCCTGCAGTACGTCGGTGTGCGCGTCCTACTTCGGCTGCAGTACAAGCTCTCCGTTATCCTGCTTCTGCTAGGACACAGGCGCCTGGACTTCGGCGTGCTCAATGATCTGATTATCTACAGCATGCACATCACCATGTTTCTGGTGGGGGGACTTGGCTGGTGCTTTATGGTGTTTGTGGACATGTGA